The proteins below come from a single Zea mays cultivar B73 chromosome 8, Zm-B73-REFERENCE-NAM-5.0, whole genome shotgun sequence genomic window:
- the LOC103637397 gene encoding ras-related protein RABA1f, whose amino-acid sequence QLLSRFARDEFSLETRSTIGVEFATKTVQVDDKLVKAQIWDTAGQERYRAITSAYYRGPATRWAALVVYDVPRRVTFDNAERWLRDHTDANIVVMLVGNKADLRHLRAVSPEDAAAFAQRHGTFSMETSALDATNVERAFAEVLRQIYHVVSRNALDIGDDPAAPSRGKTIDVDAAKDERSRLLGMKTGREILVPSRFEYCFFLTVFQLFGNRLETVRKRFS is encoded by the exons CAACTGCTGTCGCGGTTCGCCAGGGACGAGTTCAGCCTCGAGACCAGGTCCACCATCGGCGTCGAGTTCGCCACCAAGACTGTCCAGGTCGACGACAAGCTCGTCAAggcgcagatctgggacaccgccGGGCAGGAGAG GTACCGCGCCATCACGAGCGCGTACTACCGCGGGCCCGCGACGCGGTGGGCGGCGCTGGTGGTGTACGAC GTGCCCCGCCGCGTCACCTTCGACAACGCGGAGCGCTGGCTGCGGGACCACACGGACGCCAACATCGTGGTCATGCTGGTGGGCAACAAGGCCGACCTGCGCCACCTGCGCGCCGTGTCACCCGAGGACGCCGCGGCCTTCGCCCAGCGCCACGGCACCTTCTCCATGGAGACGTCGGCGCTGGACGCCACCAACGTAGAGCGCGCCTTCGCCGAGGTGCTCCGCCAGATCTACCACGTCGTGAGCCGGAACGCGCTCGACATCGGGGACGACCCCGCCGCGCCGTCCAGAGGCAAGACCATCGACGTCGACGCCGCCAAGGACGAGAGGTCTCGCctgttagggatgaaaacgggacgggaAATTCTCGTACCGTCCCGTTTCGAATACTGTTTTTTTCTGACCGTTTTCCAATTGTTCGGTAACCGATTAGAAACGGTACGAAAACGATTTAGCTAG
- the LOC100192681 gene encoding putative RING zinc finger domain superfamily protein isoform X1 codes for MAFRNMVCTPQVINLTSDSERGQAQGGNGSEISEQGAQHAVRVVGNAMNIGLSGVRSYYDMSINHHHQSVHNPPPNLGVDSGFVFASNMYNPCMSSTSMNRHVSHAQSFGSGNQVLPQNQVPGTMDESSRNDSIGESAREHIKRKNAAVAGSYHFVNGFASSSSSSHAPQNPMLGPWDPSFESTVSSNVAPFNPSEYHGHNNSWPSLEGSSITGSNGFNSMVVHPDSVQRGNYTFPPTHISHSWMSHATNGIADGVPQWEYANATANIQGRFAHSGATEIANVGFHEYQNGPSTICRGPVPYFHQHAMHGMQALDPTQMQVPYQQCHSNGFLHGGINYPGNRLQLGPRNPVLFTSSERAFGPPQHPFLANPVNHRNIRILPPEQHATIMDFSRLYEVSNTVDEHRDMRLDIDSMTYEELLALEEQIGDVNTGLTKSHIVDKLRTSLYVPGISSMSDQPSKSSLENDACIICQEEYQARDCVGTLDCGHRYHAECVKQWLMVKNLCPICKTTALSANRRQGQ; via the exons ATGGCATTTAGAAATATGGTTTGCACTCCCCAAGTCATTAATCTTACATCAGACTCAGAGAGAGGGCAAGCTCAAGGAGGCAATGGTAGTGAGATATCTGAGCAAGGTGCACAACATGCTGTCAGAGTTGtaggaaatgcaatgaacattggTCTCTCTGGTGTGCGAAGTTACTATGATATGAGCATAAATCATCACCATCAGTCTGTTCATAACCCACCCCCGAATTTAGGTGTTGATTCTGGTTTTGTCTTCGCATCAAATATGTACAATCCCTGCATGTCATCAACATCAATGAACAGACATGTTTCTCATGCTCAGAGCTTTGGATCAGGGAATCAAGTGTTGCCTCAAAACCAAGTCCCAGGAACTATGGATGAGAGTAGCAGAAATGACAGTATTGGTGAAAGTGCTAGAGAGCATATTAAAAGGAAAAATGCTGCAGTTGCTGGAAGCTATCATTTTGTTAATGGATTTGCAAGCTCAAGCTCATCTTCTCATGCACCTCAAAATCCTATGCTTGGGCCTTGGGACCCTTCTTTTGAATCAACTGTTTCTTCTAATGTTGCACCATTCAACCCATCAGAATATCATGGACACAACAACAGTTGGCCGTCCTTAGAAGGATCTTCCATAACAGGAAGTAATGGATTCAACTCAATGGTTGTTCATCCAGACTCAGTACAGCGTGGGAACTATACATTTCCACCCACTCATATTAGCCATTCATGGATGTCCCATGCTACAAATGGTATTGCTGATGGAGTTCCCCAGTGGGAATATGCCAATGCAACTGCTAATATTCAAG GCAGATTTGCCCATTCAGGAGCCACAGAAATCGCAAATGTTGGTTTTCATGAATATCAGAATGGCCCTTCaactatttgtcggggaccagtACCTTATTTCCACCAGCATGCGATGCATGGCATGCAAGCTCTTGATCCTACTCAAATGCAAGTTCCTTATCAACAATGCCACAGTAATGGTTTCTTGCATGGTGGTATTAATTACCCTGGAAACCGTCTCCAATTAGGTCCACGAAATCCAGTTCTCTTCACCAGTTCTGAACGTGCTTTTGGGCCTCCACAGCATCCGTTCCTGGCAAATCCAGTTAACCACCGCAACATAAGGATTCTACCACCCGAG CAGCATGCTACAATAATGGATTTTTCGAGATTGTATGAAGTGTCAAATACTGTAGATGAGCATAGAGATATGCGTCTAGATATAGACAGCATGACGTATGAG GAGCTTTTAGCATTAGAAGAGCAGATTGGAGATGTCAATACTGGTCTGACAAAAAGTCACATTGTAGATAAATTGAGGACTAGCCTATATGTTCCAGGAATATCGAGCATGTCTGATCAGCCATCTAAATCTTCTCTAGAGAATGATGCTTGCATAATATGCCAG GAGGAGTACCAGGCTAGAGACTGCGTTGGCACCCTTGACTGCGGTCACAGGTACCACGCGGAGTGCGTGAAGCAGTGGCTGATGGTGAAGAACTTGTGCCCCATCTGCAAGACGACAGCATTGTCTGCCAACAGAAGACAAGGACAGTGA
- the LOC100192681 gene encoding putative RING zinc finger domain superfamily protein isoform X2: MAFRNMVCTPQVINLTSDSERGQAQGGNGSEISEQGAQHAVRVVGNAMNIGLSGVRSYYDMSINHHHQSVHNPPPNLGVDSGFVFASNMYNPCMSSTSMNRHVSHAQSFGSGNQVLPQNQVPGTMDESSRNDSIGESAREHIKRKNAAVAGSYHFVNGFASSSSSSHAPQNPMLGPWDPSFESTVSSNVAPFNPSEYHGHNNSWPSLEGSSITGSNGFNSMVVHPDSVQRGNYTFPPTHISHSWMSHATNGIADGVPQWEYANATANIQGRFAHSGATEIANVGFHEYQNGPSTICRGPVPYFHQHAMHGMQALDPTQMQVPYQQCHSNGFLHGGINYPGNRLQLGPRNPVLFTSSERAFGPPQHPFLANPVNHRNIRILPPEHATIMDFSRLYEVSNTVDEHRDMRLDIDSMTYEELLALEEQIGDVNTGLTKSHIVDKLRTSLYVPGISSMSDQPSKSSLENDACIICQEEYQARDCVGTLDCGHRYHAECVKQWLMVKNLCPICKTTALSANRRQGQ; the protein is encoded by the exons ATGGCATTTAGAAATATGGTTTGCACTCCCCAAGTCATTAATCTTACATCAGACTCAGAGAGAGGGCAAGCTCAAGGAGGCAATGGTAGTGAGATATCTGAGCAAGGTGCACAACATGCTGTCAGAGTTGtaggaaatgcaatgaacattggTCTCTCTGGTGTGCGAAGTTACTATGATATGAGCATAAATCATCACCATCAGTCTGTTCATAACCCACCCCCGAATTTAGGTGTTGATTCTGGTTTTGTCTTCGCATCAAATATGTACAATCCCTGCATGTCATCAACATCAATGAACAGACATGTTTCTCATGCTCAGAGCTTTGGATCAGGGAATCAAGTGTTGCCTCAAAACCAAGTCCCAGGAACTATGGATGAGAGTAGCAGAAATGACAGTATTGGTGAAAGTGCTAGAGAGCATATTAAAAGGAAAAATGCTGCAGTTGCTGGAAGCTATCATTTTGTTAATGGATTTGCAAGCTCAAGCTCATCTTCTCATGCACCTCAAAATCCTATGCTTGGGCCTTGGGACCCTTCTTTTGAATCAACTGTTTCTTCTAATGTTGCACCATTCAACCCATCAGAATATCATGGACACAACAACAGTTGGCCGTCCTTAGAAGGATCTTCCATAACAGGAAGTAATGGATTCAACTCAATGGTTGTTCATCCAGACTCAGTACAGCGTGGGAACTATACATTTCCACCCACTCATATTAGCCATTCATGGATGTCCCATGCTACAAATGGTATTGCTGATGGAGTTCCCCAGTGGGAATATGCCAATGCAACTGCTAATATTCAAG GCAGATTTGCCCATTCAGGAGCCACAGAAATCGCAAATGTTGGTTTTCATGAATATCAGAATGGCCCTTCaactatttgtcggggaccagtACCTTATTTCCACCAGCATGCGATGCATGGCATGCAAGCTCTTGATCCTACTCAAATGCAAGTTCCTTATCAACAATGCCACAGTAATGGTTTCTTGCATGGTGGTATTAATTACCCTGGAAACCGTCTCCAATTAGGTCCACGAAATCCAGTTCTCTTCACCAGTTCTGAACGTGCTTTTGGGCCTCCACAGCATCCGTTCCTGGCAAATCCAGTTAACCACCGCAACATAAGGATTCTACCACCCGAG CATGCTACAATAATGGATTTTTCGAGATTGTATGAAGTGTCAAATACTGTAGATGAGCATAGAGATATGCGTCTAGATATAGACAGCATGACGTATGAG GAGCTTTTAGCATTAGAAGAGCAGATTGGAGATGTCAATACTGGTCTGACAAAAAGTCACATTGTAGATAAATTGAGGACTAGCCTATATGTTCCAGGAATATCGAGCATGTCTGATCAGCCATCTAAATCTTCTCTAGAGAATGATGCTTGCATAATATGCCAG GAGGAGTACCAGGCTAGAGACTGCGTTGGCACCCTTGACTGCGGTCACAGGTACCACGCGGAGTGCGTGAAGCAGTGGCTGATGGTGAAGAACTTGTGCCCCATCTGCAAGACGACAGCATTGTCTGCCAACAGAAGACAAGGACAGTGA
- the LOC100192681 gene encoding putative RING zinc finger domain superfamily protein: protein MDESSRNDSIGESAREHIKRKNAAVAGSYHFVNGFASSSSSSHAPQNPMLGPWDPSFESTVSSNVAPFNPSEYHGHNNSWPSLEGSSITGSNGFNSMVVHPDSVQRGNYTFPPTHISHSWMSHATNGIADGVPQWEYANATANIQGRFAHSGATEIANVGFHEYQNGPSTICRGPVPYFHQHAMHGMQALDPTQMQVPYQQCHSNGFLHGGINYPGNRLQLGPRNPVLFTSSERAFGPPQHPFLANPVNHRNIRILPPEHATIMDFSRLYEVSNTVDEHRDMRLDIDSMTYEELLALEEQIGDVNTGLTKSHIVDKLRTSLYVPGISSMSDQPSKSSLENDACIICQEEYQARDCVGTLDCGHRYHAECVKQWLMVKNLCPICKTTALSANRRQGQ from the exons ATGGATGAGAGTAGCAGAAATGACAGTATTGGTGAAAGTGCTAGAGAGCATATTAAAAGGAAAAATGCTGCAGTTGCTGGAAGCTATCATTTTGTTAATGGATTTGCAAGCTCAAGCTCATCTTCTCATGCACCTCAAAATCCTATGCTTGGGCCTTGGGACCCTTCTTTTGAATCAACTGTTTCTTCTAATGTTGCACCATTCAACCCATCAGAATATCATGGACACAACAACAGTTGGCCGTCCTTAGAAGGATCTTCCATAACAGGAAGTAATGGATTCAACTCAATGGTTGTTCATCCAGACTCAGTACAGCGTGGGAACTATACATTTCCACCCACTCATATTAGCCATTCATGGATGTCCCATGCTACAAATGGTATTGCTGATGGAGTTCCCCAGTGGGAATATGCCAATGCAACTGCTAATATTCAAG GCAGATTTGCCCATTCAGGAGCCACAGAAATCGCAAATGTTGGTTTTCATGAATATCAGAATGGCCCTTCaactatttgtcggggaccagtACCTTATTTCCACCAGCATGCGATGCATGGCATGCAAGCTCTTGATCCTACTCAAATGCAAGTTCCTTATCAACAATGCCACAGTAATGGTTTCTTGCATGGTGGTATTAATTACCCTGGAAACCGTCTCCAATTAGGTCCACGAAATCCAGTTCTCTTCACCAGTTCTGAACGTGCTTTTGGGCCTCCACAGCATCCGTTCCTGGCAAATCCAGTTAACCACCGCAACATAAGGATTCTACCACCCGAG CATGCTACAATAATGGATTTTTCGAGATTGTATGAAGTGTCAAATACTGTAGATGAGCATAGAGATATGCGTCTAGATATAGACAGCATGACGTATGAG GAGCTTTTAGCATTAGAAGAGCAGATTGGAGATGTCAATACTGGTCTGACAAAAAGTCACATTGTAGATAAATTGAGGACTAGCCTATATGTTCCAGGAATATCGAGCATGTCTGATCAGCCATCTAAATCTTCTCTAGAGAATGATGCTTGCATAATATGCCAG GAGGAGTACCAGGCTAGAGACTGCGTTGGCACCCTTGACTGCGGTCACAGGTACCACGCGGAGTGCGTGAAGCAGTGGCTGATGGTGAAGAACTTGTGCCCCATCTGCAAGACGACAGCATTGTCTGCCAACAGAAGACAAGGACAGTGA